A stretch of Lepisosteus oculatus isolate fLepOcu1 chromosome 11, fLepOcu1.hap2, whole genome shotgun sequence DNA encodes these proteins:
- the trir gene encoding telomerase RNA component interacting RNase: MDPQRTSSCKTNQHSCGSDSSTNSPGSPSSPNVGAATGSNVFANDGSFLEMFKKKMEEEKRKTETQQGQGDKGTTQEGQRTQEKKPFSVTSIVGKRRGGAKLALKTGMVAKKQKQDTDIDTSKGDAWAKYMAEVKKYKAHQCGDDDKTRPLVK, translated from the exons ATGGACCCACAGCGCACCTCGAGTTGTAAAACTAACCAACACAGTTGCGGGAGCGACTCCAGCACCAACAGCCCCGGCTCTCCATCCAGCCCTAATGTCGGGGCGGCGACGGGATCCAACGTCTTCGCCAACGACGGCagctttttagaaatgtttaagAAGAAGATGGAGGAAGAGAAACGGAAGACTGAAACCCAGCAGGGACAGGGCGACAAGGGAACGACGCAGGAGGGACAGCGGACACAGGAAAAGAAGCCATTTAGCGTGACGAGCATT GTGGGCAAACGGCGAGGTGGAGCCAAGCTAGCCCTCAAGACTGGAATGGTAGCCAAGAAGCAAAAGCAAGACACTGAC aTTGATACAAGTAAAGGAGACGCATGGGCTAAATACATGGCAGAGGTCAAAAAATACAAAGCCCACCAGTGTGGCGACGATGACAAAACTAGGCCTCTTGTCAAATAA
- the rnf11a gene encoding RING finger protein 11a — protein sequence MGNCLSSQGADDLSLLNESEGASLPGEPPPPYQEHAQVPVYHPTPSQTRLATQLTEEEQIRIAQRIGLIQHLPKGIFDPGSEPSDKKVKECVICMMDFEYGDPIRFLPCLHIYHVDCIDNWLMRSFTCPSCMEPVDAALLSSYEAN from the exons ATGGGGAACTGCCTCTCCTCGCAGGGTGCGGACGACTTGTCGTTGCTGAACGAGTCGGAGGGGGCCAGCTTGCCCGGAGAGCCACCGCCGCCCTATCAG GAGCACGCTCAGGTGCCAGTGTACCACCCCACGCCCAGCCAGACCCGCCTGGCCACCCAGCTGACCGAGGAGGAGCAGATTCGCATCGCCCAGAGGATTGGCCTCATCCAGCACCTGCCTAAGGGCATATTCGACCCCGGGTCCGAGCCCTCTGACAAGAAAGTCAAGGA GTGCGTAATCTGCATGATGGACTTTGAATACGGAGATCCCATCCGATTCCTGCCCTGCCTGCACATCTACCACGTGGACTGCATCGACAACTGGCTCATGAGGTCGTTCACCTGCCCCTCCTGCATGGAGCCCGTGGACGcggccctcctctcctcctacGAGGCTAACTGA
- the rad23aa gene encoding RAD23 homolog A, nucleotide excision repair protein a, whose product MQITLKTLQQQTIQIDIDAEQTVKALKEKIEAEKGKESFPVAGQKLIYAGKILQDDTPIKDYKIDEKNFVVVMVSKTKPAPASQPPSSEPAAVSVQESGSSQVPEPAPAALPITPETDKPKEDPAAPASAQPEGTASTEPSAEAARAGDASSELVTGAEYESMLTEIMSMGYERERVVAALRASFNNPHRAVEYLLTGIPSSPIQETTPPAEELAPANTAAAEDANPLEFLREQPQFQSMRQVIQQNPSLLPALLQQLGRENPQLLQQISQHQELFIQMLNEPVGELGEGPEGELGAAGDDSSPVNYIQVTPQEKEAIERLKALGFPEGLVIQAYFACEKNENLAANFLLNQNLEDE is encoded by the exons ATGCAAATCACTCTGAAGACGCTGCAACAGCAAACTATTCAAATTGACATAGACGCAGAGCAAACG GTGAAAGCCCTGAAGGAGAAGATCGAGGCGGAAAAGGGGAAAGAGAGCTTCCCCGTGGCGGGGCAGAAGCTCATCTACGCCGGGAAGATCCTGCAGGACGACACGCCCATCAAGGACTACAAGATCGACGAGAAGAACTTTGTGGTTGTCATGGTATCAAAG ACAAAACCTGCCCCAGCATCACAGCCCCCCTCCTCAGAACCGGCTGCGGTCTCAGTCCAGGAATCGGGCTCGTCTCAGGTTCCCGAACCGGCGCCAGCGGCCCTTCCCATCACACCAGAGACCGACAAGCCCAAGGAGGACCCAGCTGCCCCTGCTTCAGCCCAGCCCGAGGGCACAGCGAG CACGGAGCCGTCTGCGGAGGCGGCACGAGCAGGAGATGCTTCTTCCGAGCTGG tgacAGGCGCGGAGTACGAGAGCATGCTGACCGAGATCATGTCCATGGGCTATGAGCGAGAGAGGGTGGTGGCGGCGCTGAGAGCCAGCTTCAACAACCCGCACCGGGCCGTGGAGTACCTGCTCACT GGGATTCCCAGCAGCCCCATCCAGGAGACCACCCCCCCAGCAGAGGAGTTAGCCCCCGCCAACACGGCCGCAGCTGAAG ATGCCAACCCTCTGGAGTTCCTGCGGGAGCAGCCCCAGTTCCAGAGCATGAGGCAGGTGATCCAGCAGAACCCTTCCCTCCTGCCCGCCCTGCTGCAGCAGCTAGGCCGGGAGAACCCCCAGCTCCTGCAG CAAATCAGCCAGCACCAGGAGCTGTTCATCCAGATGCTGAACGAGCCCGTGGGAGAGCTGGGCGAGGGGCCTGAGGGTGAGCTGGGGGCCGCGGGAGACGACAGCTCCCCTGTCAACTACATCCAGGTCACGCCTCAGGAGAAGGAGGCCATCGAGAGG TTGAAAGCGCTGGGTTTCCCGGAGGGCCTGGTGATCCAGGCTTACTTCGCTTGCGAGAAGAACGAGAACTTGGCCGCCAACTTCCTGCTGAACCAGAACTTGGAGGACGAATGA